Proteins encoded in a region of the Campylobacter magnus genome:
- a CDS encoding DUF4885 family protein, whose product MAELGYYNYYNVKGRLNVDKPLDTYAKRMELRNGDELNANSTDPSKGVEGQIRKLQEHLNDTAAANRAIYKDKESLKLGLKKKYFGDEYNAVTFKWRWDEHKELFAMYENELSMSMFGKISNLADPRIVQGGESFEEEENRLNKERQSAISAQFGKLLANNGVENNGALLIDFDIYEMKAVVSGSENSDNNGKIASLLNELGGGKNARQLFYFALKNNGVLSDESQQESLHKWRAVSNFADFTGLDLRDFSLKNGEFVGKDGTKALDLLKVGVANSSTPADFKGVAYEYAKGFIDEMASLGGLEKVPDLKVSIAYDKESGFYAPKSDFYA is encoded by the coding sequence ATGGCAGAACTAGGATACTACAACTACTACAATGTAAAAGGCAGGCTAAATGTAGATAAGCCCCTTGATACCTACGCTAAGCGCATGGAGCTGCGAAATGGCGATGAGCTAAACGCTAATAGCACCGACCCAAGCAAAGGCGTAGAAGGGCAAATCCGCAAATTACAAGAGCATTTAAACGACACAGCCGCCGCAAACCGCGCGATATATAAGGACAAAGAAAGCTTAAAGCTTGGATTAAAGAAAAAATACTTTGGCGATGAGTATAACGCTGTAACTTTCAAATGGCGTTGGGACGAACATAAAGAGCTTTTTGCTATGTATGAAAACGAGCTTAGCATGAGTATGTTTGGGAAGATCTCAAACCTAGCTGACCCACGCATAGTCCAAGGTGGCGAGAGCTTTGAAGAGGAAGAAAATCGCCTAAATAAAGAGCGCCAAAGTGCTATCTCAGCGCAGTTTGGCAAACTTCTAGCAAATAACGGCGTAGAAAATAACGGCGCTTTGCTAATAGACTTTGATATTTATGAAATGAAAGCGGTGGTAAGTGGCAGCGAAAATAGCGATAATAACGGCAAAATAGCTAGCCTTTTAAACGAGCTTGGTGGTGGCAAAAACGCAAGGCAGCTATTTTATTTTGCGCTAAAAAATAATGGAGTTTTAAGCGATGAGAGCCAGCAAGAAAGCCTACATAAATGGCGAGCTGTGAGTAATTTTGCTGATTTTACTGGGCTTGATTTAAGGGATTTTAGCCTTAAAAATGGCGAGTTTGTAGGTAAGGACGGCACAAAGGCACTTGATTTGCTTAAAGTTGGCGTAGCAAATAGCTCTACGCCGGCTGATTTTAAAGGCGTGGCGTATGAATACGCAAAGGGCTTTATAGATGAAATGGCAAGCCTTGGCGGACTTGAAAAAGTGCCAGATCTAAAAGTATCTATCGCCTATGATAAAGAAAGCGGCTTTTACGCTCCAAAGAGCGATTTTTACGCTTAA
- the purB gene encoding adenylosuccinate lyase, translating into MVERYAREAMKSKWSIQAKYDAWLKVELAAVRAWNKLGLITDADCEKIQKNAKFDIARIDEIEKTTKHDVIAFLTSVSESLGDESRFVHYGMTSSDCIDTAAALQIKESLELILADIDEFLTALKERAMEHKNTLMVGRSHGIHGEPITFGLVIAIWHDEIKRAKELLEHAKKVISVGAISGAMGNFAHAPLELEELVCAELGLDCAPASNQVIQRDRYAQVMSALAILASSCEKIAVAVRHYQRTEVYEAEEYFSPGQKGSSAMPHKRNPVLSENITGLCRMIRSYATPALENVALWHERDISHSSVERFILPDAFITADFMLGRITGLIKNLVVYPENMMKNLNLTGGLVFSQRVLLELPKREISREDAYKIVQRNAMKVWADLQQGKSALNDKGESLFLQNLLGDEDLRAKLNENEIRACFDYSYYTKNVDKIFARVFC; encoded by the coding sequence ATGGTAGAAAGATACGCAAGAGAAGCCATGAAAAGCAAGTGGAGCATTCAGGCAAAATACGATGCTTGGCTAAAGGTAGAGCTTGCAGCCGTTAGAGCGTGGAATAAGCTAGGGCTTATCACGGACGCGGACTGCGAGAAAATCCAAAAAAATGCTAAGTTTGACATAGCACGCATTGATGAGATAGAAAAGACCACAAAGCACGATGTGATCGCTTTTTTAACAAGCGTGAGCGAGAGCTTGGGAGATGAGAGCCGTTTTGTTCACTATGGCATGACTAGTAGCGACTGTATAGACACCGCCGCCGCTTTGCAAATAAAAGAAAGCTTGGAGCTAATTTTAGCCGACATTGACGAGTTTTTAACAGCCCTAAAAGAAAGGGCAATGGAGCATAAAAACACGCTCATGGTAGGCCGCAGCCACGGAATTCACGGAGAGCCGATAACCTTTGGGCTTGTGATTGCTATCTGGCATGATGAGATAAAAAGAGCAAAAGAGCTGCTAGAACACGCTAAAAAGGTAATCAGCGTAGGCGCAATCAGTGGAGCGATGGGAAACTTCGCTCACGCACCATTAGAGCTAGAAGAGCTAGTCTGCGCTGAGCTTGGACTAGACTGCGCCCCAGCCTCAAATCAAGTAATCCAAAGAGACCGCTACGCTCAGGTAATGAGCGCCCTAGCCATCCTAGCTAGTAGCTGCGAGAAAATCGCTGTGGCTGTGCGCCACTATCAGCGCACCGAAGTTTATGAGGCTGAGGAGTATTTTAGCCCAGGGCAAAAGGGCTCATCAGCCATGCCACACAAGCGAAATCCAGTTCTAAGCGAAAACATAACAGGGCTTTGCCGCATGATACGAAGCTACGCTACGCCAGCGTTAGAAAATGTCGCTTTGTGGCACGAAAGGGATATCAGCCATAGCTCAGTGGAGCGTTTTATCCTGCCTGATGCTTTTATCACCGCTGATTTCATGCTTGGGCGCATTACAGGGCTAATTAAAAACCTAGTCGTATATCCTGAAAATATGATGAAAAATCTAAATTTAACCGGTGGGCTAGTGTTTTCTCAGCGCGTGCTTTTGGAGCTGCCAAAGCGTGAGATAAGCCGTGAAGATGCCTATAAAATCGTGCAAAGAAATGCTATGAAGGTCTGGGCTGATTTGCAGCAAGGCAAAAGTGCCTTAAATGACAAGGGCGAGAGCTTGTTTTTACAAAATCTGCTTGGCGATGAGGATTTGCGTGCTAAGCTTAATGAAAATGAGATTAGAGCGTGTTTTGACTACTCTTACTACACCAAAAATGTAGATAAAATCTTTGCTAGGGTGTTTTGTTAG
- a CDS encoding RluA family pseudouridine synthase: MGYELVKIGFAKNERVFSALKRLGFSMKKAQNLCDKGRILNSNDGILTKNQLFSGELFMIDYICYPKGLKPVFETDDFAVFEKPSGICSHPNGRNSPYNMYDEIWHLYGREACVAHRLDAETSGLLLVAKSKNSAKELKALFEERKVLKSYLALVRGDLRSAGLRQFCAENFDEFFGKLEFLSDFNGFVIDKSMSLGPLAGHTKQKMEINPKGKRAVTLLRILEFLENSTLVECYPLTGRQHQIRLHLHSVGHAILGDPLYNLEKSDIERILDNKMSEAERVAKTGAKRLMLHAKGLVFDFRGQHYEIFSAKEF, encoded by the coding sequence TTGGGCTACGAACTTGTAAAAATCGGCTTTGCCAAAAACGAGCGAGTATTTAGCGCATTAAAGCGCCTTGGCTTTAGCATGAAAAAAGCGCAAAATCTCTGCGATAAAGGGCGAATTTTGAATAGTAATGACGGAATTTTGACAAAAAATCAGCTTTTTAGCGGCGAGCTTTTTATGATTGATTATATTTGCTATCCCAAAGGTTTAAAGCCAGTTTTTGAAACAGACGATTTTGCCGTGTTTGAGAAGCCTAGCGGCATTTGTTCGCACCCAAATGGCAGAAATAGCCCTTATAATATGTATGATGAGATTTGGCATTTATACGGAAGAGAGGCTTGCGTGGCGCATAGATTAGATGCTGAGACTAGTGGGCTTTTACTTGTAGCAAAGAGCAAAAACTCAGCAAAAGAGCTAAAAGCACTTTTTGAAGAGCGAAAGGTACTAAAAAGCTATCTTGCTCTCGTTCGTGGGGATCTGCGCAGTGCAGGGCTAAGGCAGTTTTGCGCTGAAAATTTTGACGAGTTTTTTGGCAAACTAGAATTCCTAAGTGATTTTAATGGCTTTGTAATCGATAAAAGTATGAGCCTTGGGCCTCTAGCTGGGCATACAAAGCAAAAAATGGAGATAAATCCAAAAGGCAAAAGGGCTGTTACTTTGCTAAGAATTCTAGAATTCCTAGAAAACTCCACGCTTGTAGAATGCTATCCGCTTACTGGCAGACAGCATCAAATCAGGCTGCATTTACACAGCGTAGGACACGCAATCTTAGGCGACCCACTTTATAATCTAGAAAAAAGCGATATAGAGAGAATTCTAGATAATAAAATGAGTGAGGCCGAGCGAGTGGCAAAAACAGGCGCAAAAAGGCTAATGCTACACGCAAAGGGCTTGGTTTTTGATTTTAGAGGGCAGCATTATGAGATTTTCTCAGCTAAGGAATTCTAG
- a CDS encoding catalase, translating to MSKILNTASGNPIGDNQNSLTAGPRGPVLLQDYMLLEKLAFQNRERIPERTVHAKGSGAYGELEITEDISKYTKASLFKKGEKTKLFIRFSTVAGEAGAADAERDVRGFAIKFYTKEGNWDLVGNNTPTFFIRDGFKFPDFIHSQKRDPRTNLRSNNAAWDFWSLNPETMHQVMILMSDRGIPASYRHMHGFGSHTYSLINDKGERFWVKFHFKTRQGIKNLTNKEAAELIGKCRESHQRDLYEAIDKGDFPKWDFKIQIMTEAQAKACPFNPFDLTKVWPHKDYPLIQVGVMTLNKNPENYFNEVEQAAFSPSNIVPGIGISPDRMLQARTFSYPDAQRYRLGVHYQQLPVNKPIVEVNNSYRGGSMNNGSYNVESGVYYEPNSYNGPTEDKKYLEPALAIEGAADKYDQHDNDFMGAIDLYKILPSDEKERLYSNIAESMDGVEQKIIDRALGLFEQISPEYANGVRKALGK from the coding sequence ATGAGTAAAATCTTAAACACAGCAAGCGGCAATCCAATCGGCGACAATCAAAACAGCCTTACAGCAGGCCCTAGAGGTCCAGTATTGCTTCAAGACTACATGCTACTTGAAAAACTAGCATTTCAAAACAGAGAAAGAATTCCAGAGCGCACAGTTCACGCAAAAGGCTCTGGCGCATACGGCGAGCTAGAAATCACAGAAGATATCAGCAAATACACAAAAGCAAGTCTATTTAAAAAAGGCGAGAAAACTAAACTTTTCATCCGCTTCTCAACAGTAGCAGGCGAGGCTGGTGCAGCGGACGCTGAGCGTGATGTTCGTGGCTTTGCCATTAAGTTTTACACAAAAGAAGGAAACTGGGATTTAGTGGGAAATAACACTCCAACTTTCTTTATCCGTGATGGATTTAAATTCCCTGATTTCATCCACAGCCAAAAGCGTGACCCTCGCACAAATCTTCGTTCAAATAACGCAGCGTGGGATTTTTGGAGCTTAAATCCTGAGACAATGCATCAAGTAATGATTCTAATGAGTGACCGCGGAATTCCAGCTAGCTACCGCCATATGCACGGCTTTGGCTCTCACACTTATAGTCTTATAAATGATAAAGGTGAGAGATTTTGGGTTAAGTTCCACTTCAAAACTCGCCAAGGTATCAAAAACCTAACAAACAAAGAAGCTGCTGAGCTTATCGGTAAATGCCGTGAGAGCCACCAAAGAGATCTATATGAAGCGATTGATAAAGGCGATTTTCCTAAATGGGATTTTAAAATTCAAATCATGACAGAAGCACAAGCAAAAGCGTGCCCATTTAACCCATTTGATCTAACAAAAGTATGGCCACACAAAGACTATCCACTAATTCAAGTTGGTGTGATGACCTTAAATAAAAACCCTGAAAACTACTTTAACGAAGTAGAGCAAGCAGCATTTAGCCCAAGTAATATAGTCCCAGGTATCGGCATAAGCCCTGATAGAATGCTACAAGCTAGAACTTTTAGCTACCCAGACGCACAACGCTACCGCCTAGGTGTGCATTATCAACAATTGCCAGTCAATAAACCAATTGTAGAGGTAAATAACTCTTACCGTGGTGGTAGCATGAATAATGGCAGCTACAATGTAGAAAGCGGTGTATACTACGAGCCAAATAGTTATAATGGACCTACTGAGGATAAAAAATACCTTGAGCCAGCTTTGGCAATTGAGGGTGCAGCTGATAAATACGATCAACATGATAATGATTTCATGGGTGCAATCGATCTATATAAAATCTTGCCAAGCGATGAGAAAGAAAGACTATACTCAAACATCGCTGAGAGCATGGACGGCGTAGAGCAAAAAATAATTGATAGAGCACTTGGACTATTTGAGCAAATTAGCCCAGAGTATGCTAATGGCGTTCGTAAAGCGCTAGGCAAGTAA
- a CDS encoding ankyrin repeat domain-containing protein, which yields MNEEINNKITKEEEKRYEELCQMAFNMARSDECKELEKMINAGLPVNLKNHKGNTLLMLASYNGAFKTTQMLINHGANVDERNDRGQTPLAGACFKGDLEMVKLLVENGADIDANNGMGLTPYSFALMFKRSDIAQYLLEKTTNKSLFKRISAKILKLFSK from the coding sequence ATGAATGAAGAAATAAATAACAAAATCACAAAAGAAGAAGAAAAACGCTACGAAGAGCTTTGCCAGATGGCTTTTAATATGGCAAGATCTGATGAGTGCAAAGAACTTGAGAAAATGATAAACGCAGGTCTGCCTGTAAATCTAAAAAACCACAAAGGCAATACTCTGCTAATGCTTGCTAGCTACAATGGTGCTTTTAAGACCACACAAATGCTAATAAATCATGGTGCAAATGTGGATGAGCGAAATGACAGGGGACAAACTCCGCTTGCTGGCGCGTGCTTTAAGGGTGATCTTGAAATGGTAAAACTGCTAGTAGAAAATGGAGCTGATATTGATGCAAATAACGGCATGGGCTTAACGCCTTATAGCTTTGCTCTTATGTTTAAGCGCAGTGATATCGCGCAGTATTTGCTAGAAAAAACCACAAATAAATCACTATTTAAACGCATAAGCGCAAAGATTTTAAAATTATTTAGCAAATAA
- a CDS encoding diguanylate cyclase domain-containing protein — translation MNNTIEHNLLKRFYSTLVLSSIFTIFFIVIVIYMAINQEKNELKLKNEHYSTLLVSSIDSALRELKVSLASNTLEQRSSMLFENHEFLHAVYLLDKNHKILNSYTRNDDYIVEPNFLLSELESGEILIDKFAYDDNKDSEVYELVAYNLGDKTAIMLLNIKKIARLVLNGSKNSYMVDKDGFIYDGVNDNAWLNIYDELSLDDDWKNSHADFSVFKSKDAWVYYAVDYLPNLKIAVFSDVKISEIFKRYLLVGVLIFVCLALLFFILAELFFYIKNYIIVPLRQFKVFLKNFEKGKFIVQDFGQNSDFSKFYDRLSRIFYNIKNLEQDLGFYKNEHELLFESSDLIIIYVNAKDDRIVSCSNAALEFYKYSEDEFLTKNFFDLEDESLYSSYLADFTNSVDVVHVHKTRFGERRFVSISRGHMIKDLAAFHVYVINDLTNIIRLHSMIKDMVNIAQTGPCLILSLNKKLEVIGATQNIIDTLGYNREYIIQKTLRLSDIISDKGKLADLERHFNSHSDAVIDDVLQINRENGQKVWHIMRFEPLDDKKRASGDIWAYAYFRDVSSIYKELRALKSDLELQREQLQGSSLMAWQYDVETGLFDLPVSFFDLLGQDKLNTALTAKILPKYIEKNYVDLLIEEIEQAIKNHKHTIDIELKATSRLQVDVWLKFKGHFAKIKTKDEEEKEVVLGVLEDISDKITEEARLNLLATIFDNSKESIIITDERTNIIQVNSAFTDTTGYSEDEVLGEHPSLLNLGRYNKDFFKNMWKSIEKTGSWKGEIYDIRKDGTEFPQILSVSAVRDRTGKITNYIGISTDITNLKQKENELEKIAYYDALTGLPNKRKFLKLLEENIEEATVNNKKFALFFMDLDGFKAANDTYGHNCGDEVLKLVGNRLETIVHKKNDMVSIMEHKGNIVSRLGGDEFVLIIKDFDDLNDVRKLANEIIDRIGRAFIIGNYNVYIGATIGITYYPQSNIVDTDVLLEQADWAMYQAKLAGKNRYYEFNDTSAMIFKEYKDLLSRFETFDEENFIVIYQPIYDIARKKVPAFEVSINLKDTKTKLSASDLSNLLSQKYWFVDLNIWIIKSAYEAFRKNGLYDVNIYINIPISQLNSNAFYRKFKEFAKDKYLGNMRILVNDIFTMRNPANEVNEVVNRYKEFGIDFMVDELDEKTIELASELKVSNMRVTRAYTKGLLKELGIIDKLSDMLATCKAENKILCTKNVENAQIFKILSLIGFEFMTGDFIYPAVSGGELNKATLELSKKENIFTQLASSDSKSKTSMINLFKFLIFMSYELESILQLINDKNLKLFNKNEYENTFASLREAQDEDLAFVCDDANEIIKNTLKLKTTLKADENIDISAIKQQIINEQNRLINLISGE, via the coding sequence ATGAATAATACAATAGAACACAACTTGCTAAAAAGATTTTATAGCACTCTTGTACTTAGCTCTATTTTTACTATCTTTTTTATTGTGATAGTAATTTATATGGCAATAAACCAAGAAAAAAACGAGCTAAAACTAAAAAATGAGCACTACTCAACCTTGCTAGTAAGCAGCATAGATAGCGCACTTCGCGAGCTAAAAGTAAGTTTAGCTAGCAATACTTTAGAGCAAAGATCTAGCATGCTTTTTGAAAATCATGAGTTTTTGCATGCTGTTTATTTGCTAGATAAAAATCATAAAATACTAAACTCCTATACAAGAAATGATGATTATATAGTAGAGCCAAACTTCTTGCTAAGCGAGTTAGAGAGTGGTGAAATTCTAATAGATAAATTTGCCTACGATGATAACAAAGATAGCGAAGTCTACGAACTAGTAGCCTATAATCTTGGTGATAAAACCGCAATCATGCTACTAAATATCAAAAAAATAGCTCGCTTGGTGCTTAATGGATCTAAAAATAGCTATATGGTGGATAAAGATGGCTTTATCTATGATGGAGTAAATGATAATGCTTGGTTAAATATTTATGACGAGCTTAGTTTGGATGATGATTGGAAAAACTCCCATGCTGATTTTAGCGTCTTTAAAAGCAAGGATGCGTGGGTGTATTACGCAGTAGATTACCTGCCAAATCTAAAAATCGCTGTGTTTTCAGATGTAAAAATATCTGAGATTTTTAAAAGATATTTATTAGTTGGCGTTTTGATATTTGTTTGTTTAGCTCTTTTGTTTTTTATTTTGGCTGAGTTGTTTTTTTATATTAAAAACTACATTATTGTGCCACTGCGCCAATTTAAAGTTTTCTTAAAAAACTTTGAAAAAGGCAAATTTATCGTCCAAGACTTTGGGCAAAATAGCGATTTTTCAAAGTTTTATGACCGCTTATCTAGGATTTTTTATAATATCAAAAACTTAGAACAAGACCTAGGCTTTTACAAAAACGAACACGAGCTTTTGTTTGAAAGCAGTGATTTGATAATAATTTATGTAAATGCTAAGGATGATAGAATAGTATCTTGTTCAAACGCTGCTTTGGAGTTTTATAAATACAGCGAAGATGAGTTTCTTACTAAAAACTTCTTTGATTTAGAAGATGAGAGCCTGTATTCATCGTATTTGGCTGATTTTACAAACTCGGTTGATGTTGTTCATGTTCATAAAACTCGCTTTGGCGAGCGCAGATTTGTAAGCATTAGCCGTGGACATATGATAAAAGACCTAGCGGCTTTTCATGTGTATGTGATAAATGATTTAACAAATATTATTCGCCTGCACTCTATGATCAAAGATATGGTAAATATAGCACAAACAGGGCCTTGTCTAATCCTAAGCCTAAATAAAAAACTAGAAGTAATCGGCGCAACGCAAAATATAATAGATACCCTAGGATATAATAGAGAATATATCATCCAAAAAACCTTGCGCTTAAGCGATATTATAAGTGATAAAGGTAAGCTAGCTGACCTTGAGAGACACTTTAACTCTCACTCAGATGCTGTGATTGATGATGTTTTACAAATCAATAGAGAAAATGGACAAAAAGTATGGCATATAATGAGATTTGAGCCTTTAGATGATAAAAAAAGAGCTAGTGGGGATATTTGGGCTTATGCGTATTTTAGAGATGTTTCAAGCATATATAAAGAACTAAGAGCTTTAAAAAGCGATTTAGAGTTGCAGCGAGAACAGCTACAAGGAAGCTCGCTCATGGCGTGGCAATACGATGTCGAAACTGGGCTTTTTGACTTGCCTGTTAGCTTTTTTGACTTGCTAGGACAAGATAAGCTTAATACCGCTCTTACAGCAAAAATCCTGCCAAAATACATAGAAAAAAACTATGTAGACTTGCTAATAGAAGAAATCGAACAAGCCATAAAAAACCACAAACACACCATAGATATAGAACTAAAAGCTACTTCAAGGCTACAAGTAGATGTGTGGTTGAAGTTTAAAGGGCACTTTGCTAAGATAAAAACCAAAGACGAAGAAGAAAAAGAAGTCGTCTTAGGCGTACTAGAAGACATCAGCGATAAAATAACAGAAGAAGCTAGACTAAATCTACTAGCAACTATCTTTGATAACTCAAAAGAAAGCATTATAATCACTGATGAGCGAACAAATATCATACAAGTAAATAGTGCATTTACAGATACTACTGGATATAGCGAAGATGAAGTGCTTGGCGAGCACCCATCACTGCTAAACTTGGGCAGATATAATAAAGATTTCTTTAAAAACATGTGGAAATCTATAGAAAAAACAGGCTCATGGAAAGGTGAAATCTACGATATCCGCAAAGACGGCACAGAATTCCCACAAATCCTAAGTGTCTCAGCAGTGCGTGATAGAACCGGAAAAATCACAAATTATATCGGTATCTCAACTGATATCACAAACCTAAAACAAAAAGAAAACGAGCTAGAAAAAATAGCCTATTACGACGCACTAACAGGACTTCCAAATAAAAGAAAGTTCCTAAAACTGCTTGAGGAAAATATAGAAGAAGCTACTGTAAATAATAAAAAATTTGCTTTGTTTTTTATGGATCTTGATGGCTTTAAGGCAGCAAATGACACCTACGGACACAACTGTGGCGATGAGGTGCTAAAGCTTGTAGGAAATAGACTAGAAACCATAGTACACAAGAAAAACGACATGGTATCAATAATGGAGCATAAAGGTAATATAGTCTCTCGCCTTGGTGGTGATGAGTTTGTGCTTATTATAAAAGACTTTGATGATCTAAACGATGTCCGCAAGCTAGCAAATGAAATAATTGACCGCATAGGCAGAGCCTTTATTATAGGTAATTACAATGTCTACATAGGCGCAACCATAGGTATAACTTACTATCCGCAAAGTAATATTGTAGATACTGATGTTTTATTAGAACAAGCTGATTGGGCTATGTATCAAGCCAAGCTTGCTGGCAAAAACCGCTATTATGAGTTTAACGATACTAGTGCTATGATATTTAAAGAGTATAAAGACCTGCTTTCTCGCTTTGAGACCTTTGATGAAGAAAACTTTATCGTTATTTATCAGCCAATTTATGATATAGCAAGGAAAAAAGTGCCTGCTTTTGAAGTTAGCATAAATCTAAAAGATACTAAAACCAAACTAAGTGCAAGCGATCTTTCAAACTTGCTAAGCCAAAAATACTGGTTTGTAGACCTAAATATTTGGATTATAAAATCTGCTTATGAAGCATTTAGAAAAAATGGGTTATATGATGTAAATATTTATATAAACATCCCTATATCTCAGCTAAACTCAAATGCTTTTTATAGAAAGTTTAAAGAATTTGCTAAGGATAAATACCTTGGTAATATGAGAATTCTAGTTAATGATATCTTTACTATGAGAAATCCTGCAAACGAAGTAAATGAGGTGGTAAATAGATATAAAGAGTTTGGCATTGATTTTATGGTAGATGAGCTAGATGAGAAGACAATAGAGCTAGCAAGCGAGCTAAAAGTAAGCAATATGCGTGTAACTAGAGCTTATACAAAAGGGCTATTAAAAGAACTTGGTATCATAGACAAGCTAAGCGATATGTTAGCTACTTGTAAGGCTGAGAATAAAATCCTTTGTACCAAAAATGTAGAAAATGCTCAAATCTTTAAAATTCTTTCTTTGATAGGATTTGAGTTTATGACAGGTGATTTTATATATCCGGCTGTTAGTGGCGGGGAGCTTAATAAAGCTACCCTTGAACTATCAAAAAAAGAAAATATTTTCACACAACTTGCTAGCAGTGATTCAAAAAGCAAAACAAGCATGATAAATTTGTTTAAATTTTTGATATTTATGTCTTATGAGCTTGAGAGTATCTTGCAGCTAATAAATGACAAAAACCTAAAATTATTTAACAAAAATGAGTATGAAAATACCTTTGCTAGCTTGCGTGAAGCGCAAGATGAGGATCTAGCTTTTGTTTGTGATGATGCAAATGAAATAATCAAAAACACCCTAAAGCTTAAAACCACACTAAAAGCTGATGAAAATATCGACATCAGCGCAATCAAACAGCAGATCATAAACGAGCAAAACAGGCTCATAAACCTAATATCAGGAGAGTAA
- a CDS encoding ATP phosphoribosyltransferase regulatory subunit — MQIYEHEIPSGSRLYFGKSAKIKRRIERLASELLEEKGFSEIITPFFSYHQRFGLKEQKLLRLSDESNHEVSLRGDSTIDVVRIATRRLKGQNQSKWFYIQPVFCYPSMEFYQIGAEMLGSSELGLCVSIADELLSKLELSTHLQISNMRIPHILCELLGLDMSVFEQGRIEILLAKNIPWLSALVKASTKSDIKALLSLVPAELKDSLELMLSLGKDYKNAVYAPIYYSKMRYYEGLFFRFLKENSILASGGVYEIEALTCAGFAVHCDNLIESLTKEF, encoded by the coding sequence ATGCAAATATACGAGCATGAAATTCCCAGCGGCTCAAGGCTGTATTTTGGCAAGAGCGCAAAGATAAAAAGGCGTATTGAAAGACTTGCTAGCGAGCTTTTAGAAGAAAAGGGCTTTAGCGAGATTATCACGCCGTTTTTTAGCTATCATCAGCGCTTTGGGCTAAAAGAGCAAAAGCTACTTCGCCTAAGCGATGAGAGCAATCATGAAGTAAGCCTAAGGGGTGATTCTACCATTGATGTCGTTCGTATAGCCACGCGCCGTCTAAAAGGGCAAAATCAGAGCAAGTGGTTTTATATCCAGCCTGTTTTTTGCTATCCTAGCATGGAGTTTTATCAAATAGGTGCTGAGATGCTTGGTAGCAGTGAGCTTGGGCTTTGTGTAAGCATTGCTGATGAACTACTTTCTAAGCTTGAGCTTAGCACGCATTTACAGATTTCAAATATGAGAATTCCTCATATTTTGTGCGAGCTTTTAGGGCTTGATATGAGCGTATTTGAACAAGGTCGCATAGAAATTTTGCTAGCTAAAAATATCCCTTGGCTAAGCGCACTTGTAAAAGCTAGCACAAAAAGCGATATAAAAGCACTTCTAAGTCTAGTCCCAGCAGAGCTAAAAGATAGCTTAGAGCTTATGCTTAGCCTTGGCAAAGACTATAAAAACGCTGTTTATGCGCCTATTTATTACTCAAAAATGCGCTATTATGAGGGGCTGTTTTTTAGATTTTTAAAAGAAAATAGCATTTTAGCAAGTGGCGGCGTGTATGAGATAGAAGCTCTTACTTGCGCAGGTTTTGCTGTGCATTGTGATAATTTAATAGAGAGTTTGACAAAGGAATTCTAG